One Esox lucius isolate fEsoLuc1 chromosome 1, fEsoLuc1.pri, whole genome shotgun sequence genomic region harbors:
- the relb gene encoding transcription factor RelB isoform X1 produces the protein MRNMSVQNGTSTDDLDIIQDLISKDIGFPCPPETEFSLPRPTHPPADLDLQPPNCRVKPRMPPSSSPLLVSRGTSSRVNCPVHQHPAGPREMSAHRRGGRVSAGPSRGQTCPPQQGQAETDLLDRILERPTLAVAEQPKERGMRFRYECEGRSAGSILGANSGDSSKTLPAIELQGPIQHIKKVTVTVSLVTKDYPYRPHPHCLVGKDCADGTGICVVSFNPHNNRRHSFANLGIQCVRRKELDASLEKRRSQKIDPFKTGQSRSIEDMDMNVVRLCFQCELEWEDGKRDLLNPVVSNPIYDKKATTTSELKINRLNIVKGPCSGKTEIYMLCDKVQKDDIEIIFKRGSWEAKAEFAQTDVHRQIAIVFKTPPYQEQDVGEEVEVNVFLRRLSDHMDSDPVTFSYQPQNSDPYEVKRKRKIKTDISFTDRSCVAAKNVAAVEAPSSQPFEAFHFGPAESCPALDEMPLPAQPGASTLGEIHYSDPQDDNLFSQTISPEDICTITHLLELYDPTIFSFDQGSNFAQGEMDNVTLGVSGQDLGYYNDVQFNQLVNENQAPLRESAPCLPLSLPGPAPLDLGQCDNDGRGLVQVKTEGEL, from the exons ATGAGAAACATGAGTGTCCAGAACGGTACTTCAA CAGACGATTTGG ACATCATTCAGGATTTGATCTCTAAAGACATAGGGTTTCCATGTCCGCCAGAGACTGAATTCAGTCTCCCCAGACCTACACATCCCCCTGCAGACCTGGACTTGCAGCCCCCGAACTGCAGGGTGAAGCCCAGGATGCccccctcctcatccccctTGCTGGTGTCAAGGGGCACGTCCTCCAGG GTAAACTGCCCCGTCCATCAGCACCCCGCCGGCCCCAGAGAAATGTCGGCACATCGCCGAGGGGGACGGGTATCCGCCGGACCATCCAGGGGGCAGACGTGTCCCCCTCAACAGGGCCAGGCAGAAACGGATCTGCTGGACCGGATCCTGGAGAGGCCCACCCTGGCTGTGGCGGAGCAGCCCAAAGAGAGAGGCATGAGGTTCCGCTACGAGTGTGAGGGCCGCTCGGCCGGTAGCATCCTGGGGGCCAACAGTGGGGACTCCAGCAAGACCCTGCCTGCCATAGAG CTTCAGGGTCCCATTCAGCACATCAAGAAAGTGACGGTCACCGTTTCCCTGGTGACCAAAGACTACCCGTACCGCCCACACCCCCACTGCCTTGTGGGTAAGGACTGTGCTGATGGTACAGGAatctgtgtggtcagttttaaCCCCCACAACAACAGACGTCACAG TTTTGCTAACCTGGGGATCCAGTGTGTAAGAAGGAAGGAATTAGACGCTTCACTAGAGAAGAGACGGAGTCAGAAAATTGACCCCTTTAAAA CGGGCCAGTCCAGGAGCATTGAAGACATGGATATGAATGTGGTTCGGCTCTGTTTCCAGTGTGAGCTGGAGTGGGAGGATGGCAAGAGAGACCTCCTCAATCCGGTTGTGTCCAACCCAATCTATGACAAGA agGCGACCACCACATCAGAGCTGAAGATCAACCGCCTGAACATTGTTAAAGGACCATGCTCTGGAAAAACGGAGATCTACATGCTTTGCGACAAAGTCCAGAAAG ATGACATAGAGATCATCTTCAAACGGGGGTCGTGGGAGGCCAAGGCGGAGTTTGCCCAGACGGATGTTCACCGGCAGATTGCTATCGTGTTTAAGACCCCGCCTTACCAGGAACAGGACGTGGGGGAGGAAGTGGAGGTCAACGTGTTCCTGCGCCGTCTCTCGGACCACATGGACAGTGACCCCGTCACGTTTAGCTACCAGCCACAGAACTCAG ATCCATACGAAGTGAAGCGGAAGAGGAAGATAAAGACAGACATCAGCTTCACAGATCGATCCTGTGTTGCCG CTAAGAATGTGGCTGCAGTGGAAGCCCCCTCATCCCAGCCATTTGAGGCCTTTCACTTTGGGCCGGCTGAGAGCTGTCCGGCTCTGGACGAGATGCCCCTTCCTGCCCAGCCAGGGGCCTCGACCTTGGGGGAGATCCACTACAGTGATCCCCAGGATGACAACCTTTTCAGCCAGACAATTAGCCCGGAGGACATCTGCACAATAACTCATCTACTGGAGTTGTATGACCCCACCATCTTTAGCTTTGACCAGGGGTCAAACTTTGCTCAGGGCGAAATGGACAATGTCACCCTGGGTGTATCCGGGCAGGACTTAGGCTACTATAATGACGTGCAGTTCAACCAGCTGGTCAACGAGAATCAGGCCCCACTACGGGAATCAGCCCCCTGCCTTCCGCTGTCCCTCCCAGGACCAGCCCCTCTGGACCTGGGCCAGTGTGATAATGACGGCCGCGGTTTGGTCCAGGTCAAGACAGAGGGTGAACTATGA
- the mrpl28 gene encoding 39S ribosomal protein L28, mitochondrial isoform X2 has product MPLHKYPPKIWEALKLKQGIYSRLPQHYLRSLEQTRPPTPVHWKPLGVKFRANPKTGHKERVQDVPIPIYYPPESHDGLWGGEGWISGFRYASNDKMSNRLKKVWKPQLFVRELYSEILDHRFTITVTARTLNLIDAAYGFDFYILKTPKEDLNSKLGMDLKRAMLLRLAFKDTQLYPEDPAKREKIYAKYKQFEIPAEEAEWVGLSLEEAVEKQRQLEHKEPEPLFKSCVEKLVKELAVQKLSEPQLVEKK; this is encoded by the exons ATGCCTCTCCACAAGTACCCCCCTAAGATCTGGGAAGCACTGAAACTGAAGCAGGGAATCTACAGCCGCCTCCCCCAGCATTACCTTCGATCCCTGGAGCAAACCAGGCCGCCCACGCCAGTCCACTGGAAGCCCCTTGGAGTAAAGTTCAGGGCAAACCCCAAAACAGGGCACAAGGAGCGGGTCCAAGACGTCCCAATCCCCATCTACTACCCCCCAGAGTCCCACGATGGCCTATGGGGAGGTGAGGGGTGGATATCCGGTTTCAGATATGCCAGCAACGACAAG ATGTCCAACAGGCTGAAGAAGGTCTGGAAGCCACAACTGTTCGTCAGAGAGCTGTACAGTGAGATCCTCGATCACAGGTTCACCATCACTGTCACAGCTCGCACGCTCAATCTGATTGACGCTGCCTACGGTTTTGACTTCTACATCCTGAAG ACACCGAAAGAAGACCTAAACTCCAAGCTGGGGATGGACCTGAAGCGGGCCATGCTCCTACGGCTGGCATTTAAAGACACCCAGCTCTACCCAGAAGACCCTGCCAAGAGGGAGAAGATCTACGCCAAGTACAAG CAGTTTGAGATCCCTGCAGAAGAGGCTGAGTGGGTGGGCCTGAGTCTAGAGGAGGCTgtggagaaacagagacagctGGAACACAAG GAACCAGAGCCCCTGTTCAAGAGCTGTGTGGAGAAGCTGGTCAAGGAGCTGGCCGTGCAGAAACTCTCTGAGCCACAACTAGTGGAGAAGAAATAA
- the clptm1 gene encoding cleft lip and palate transmembrane protein 1 homolog: MASQEIEATPPTISNGEVSSNGAAAADGQAVQTAAGDAAQPPPAPPPNAWQVIKGVLFRIFIIWAISSWFRRGPATPDPSTPTGAPRLPSRNLFPKESLMDLYVYISEDEVFSDFNNTRSLFWFQRDLVYGDWSTGVDGDGCYEHSLDLDIPEKVQMNGSLYIHVYFTKSGFHPDPKRKGQYRRLATVHATRMLNKFKRRKFVKTKNLLTGETETDPEMIKRAESHGPVEVISHWHPNLTINMVDDHTPWVKGSVPPPLDQHVKFDAVSGDYYPIVYFNDYWNLQKDYYPINESLLTLPLRLSYCPLSLWRWQLYAAQNARSPWNFLPEDTYEQSDEDQDSVKVALLETNPYLLGVTIVVSIVHSIFEFLAFKNDIQFWNSRQSMEGLSVRSIVFGVFQSLVVLLYILDNETNFVVQVSVFIGLLIDFWKITKVMDVKLDRENKVLGIFPRLSIKDKSTYVQSSTKAFDDMAFRYLSWLLYPLFGCYAVYSVLYQEHKGWYSFVLGMLYGFLLTFGFITMTPQLFINYKMKSVAHLPWRMLTYKALNTFIDDLFAFVIKMPMMYRIGCLRDDVVFFVYLYQRWIYRVDPNRVNEFGTSGADPNGVVSNKDSTAPAEVAATPEAPALTEKAEEEKKND; the protein is encoded by the exons ATGGCGTCGCAGGAGATAGAAGCTACTCCGCCAACCATCAGCAACGGCGAG gtgaGCAGCAATGGAGCAGCTGCTGCTGATGGCCAAGCCGTACAGACCGCAGCTGGGGACGCCGCCCagccgccgccagctcctcccccTAACGCATGGCAGGTCATAAAAGGAGTCCTCTTCAG AATCTTTATAATCTGGGCCATCAGTAGCTGGTTCCGCCGGGGGCCTGCTACTCCGGACCCCAGCACCCCAACAGGGGCGCCGCGGTTACCCAGCCGAAACCTCTTCCCAAAGGAGAGCCTCATG GACCTCTATGTGTACATCTCTGAGGATGAGGTGTTCTCTGACTTCAACAACACACGCTCCCTGTTCTGGTTCCAGAGGGACTTGGTCTATGGGGACTGGAGCACAGGGGTGGACGGTGATGGCTGCTATGAACACTCGCTGGACCTGGACATCCCAGAg AAGGTGCAGATGAATGGTTCCCTTTACATCCATGTGTATTTCACGAAGAGtgggttccaccccgatcccaaACGCAAGGGCCAGTATCGTCGACTGGCGACTGTCCACGCCACGCGAA TGCTCAACAAATTCAAACGCAGGAAGTTTGTGAAGACCAAGAACCTGTTGACAGGGGAGACCGAGACAGACCCAGAGATGATAAAG CGGGCAGAAAGCCATGGCCCTGTGGAGGTCATCTCCCACTGGCACCCCAACCTAACCATCAACATGGTGGATGATCACACACCCTGGGTCAAGGGCTCGGTCCCCCCCCCTCTGGACCAAC ATGTGAAGTTTGACGCGGTGAGTGGGGACTACTACCCCATCGTCTACTTCAACGACTACTGGAATCTGCAGAAGGACTACTATCCCATCAACGAGAGCCTCCTGACCCTGCCACTGCGCCTGTCCTACTGCCCGCTGTCCCTGTGGCGCTGGCAGCTCTACGCCGCCCAGAATGCCCGCTCGCCTTGGAACTTCCTGCCCGAGGACACCTACGAGCAGTCTGACGAGGACCAGGACTCTGtcaag GTGGCCCTGTTGGAGACCAATCCATACCTCCTGGGGGTGACTATTGTGGTCTCCATCGTACACAGCATATTCGAGTTCCTGGCCTTTAAGAACG acatccagttctggaacagcaggCAGTCTATGGAGGGTTTGTCTGTGCGCTCCATTGTCTTTGGTGTGTTCCAGTCCCTGGTGGTGTTGCTCTACATCCTGGATAATGAGACTAACTTTGTGGTTCAG GTCAGTGTGTTTATTGGACTGCTCATCGACTTCTGGAAGATCACAAAGGTCATGGATGTCAAG TTGGACAGGGAAAACAAAGTGTTGGGGATCTTCCCACGCCTGTCAATCAAAGACAAGTCAACATATGTGCAGTCGTCCACCAAAGCGTTTGATGAT ATGGCGTTCAGGTACCTGTCATGGCTGCTGTATCCTCTGTTCGGGTGTTATGCAGTCTACAGTGTGTTGTACCAAGAGCATAAAGGCTGGTACTCATTTGTACTGGGCATGCTCTATGGCTTCTTGTTAACCTTTG GCTTCATCACGATGACGCCGCAGCTTTTCATCAACTATAAGATGAAGTCCGTGGCTCACCTCCCGTGGAGGATGCTCACCTACAAGGCCCTGAACACTTTCATCGACGACCTGTTCGCCTTCGTCATAAAGATGCCCATGATGTACAGGATAGGGTGTCTCAGAGACG ATGTGGTGTTCTTTGTCTACCTGTACCAGCGTTGGATCTACCGAGTGGACCCCAATCGGGTCAACGAGTTTGGCACAAGTGGCGCGGACCCCAACGGAGTGGTCTCAAACAAGGACAGCACAGCCCCGGCAGAGGTGGCAGCCACACCGGAAGCCCCCGCCCTCACAGAAaaagcagaggaggagaaaaagaacgACTAA
- the mrpl28 gene encoding 39S ribosomal protein L28, mitochondrial isoform X1: protein MPLHKYPPKIWEALKLKQGIYSRLPQHYLRSLEQTRPPTPVHWKPLGVKFRANPKTGHKERVQDVPIPIYYPPESHDGLWGGEGWISGFRYASNDKMSNRLKKVWKPQLFVRELYSEILDHRFTITVTARTLNLIDAAYGFDFYILKTPKEDLNSKLGMDLKRAMLLRLAFKDTQLYPEDPAKREKIYAKYKQQFEIPAEEAEWVGLSLEEAVEKQRQLEHKEPEPLFKSCVEKLVKELAVQKLSEPQLVEKK, encoded by the exons ATGCCTCTCCACAAGTACCCCCCTAAGATCTGGGAAGCACTGAAACTGAAGCAGGGAATCTACAGCCGCCTCCCCCAGCATTACCTTCGATCCCTGGAGCAAACCAGGCCGCCCACGCCAGTCCACTGGAAGCCCCTTGGAGTAAAGTTCAGGGCAAACCCCAAAACAGGGCACAAGGAGCGGGTCCAAGACGTCCCAATCCCCATCTACTACCCCCCAGAGTCCCACGATGGCCTATGGGGAGGTGAGGGGTGGATATCCGGTTTCAGATATGCCAGCAACGACAAG ATGTCCAACAGGCTGAAGAAGGTCTGGAAGCCACAACTGTTCGTCAGAGAGCTGTACAGTGAGATCCTCGATCACAGGTTCACCATCACTGTCACAGCTCGCACGCTCAATCTGATTGACGCTGCCTACGGTTTTGACTTCTACATCCTGAAG ACACCGAAAGAAGACCTAAACTCCAAGCTGGGGATGGACCTGAAGCGGGCCATGCTCCTACGGCTGGCATTTAAAGACACCCAGCTCTACCCAGAAGACCCTGCCAAGAGGGAGAAGATCTACGCCAAGTACAAG CAGCAGTTTGAGATCCCTGCAGAAGAGGCTGAGTGGGTGGGCCTGAGTCTAGAGGAGGCTgtggagaaacagagacagctGGAACACAAG GAACCAGAGCCCCTGTTCAAGAGCTGTGTGGAGAAGCTGGTCAAGGAGCTGGCCGTGCAGAAACTCTCTGAGCCACAACTAGTGGAGAAGAAATAA
- the relb gene encoding transcription factor RelB isoform X2, which yields MSAHRRGGRVSAGPSRGQTCPPQQGQAETDLLDRILERPTLAVAEQPKERGMRFRYECEGRSAGSILGANSGDSSKTLPAIELQGPIQHIKKVTVTVSLVTKDYPYRPHPHCLVGKDCADGTGICVVSFNPHNNRRHSFANLGIQCVRRKELDASLEKRRSQKIDPFKTGQSRSIEDMDMNVVRLCFQCELEWEDGKRDLLNPVVSNPIYDKKATTTSELKINRLNIVKGPCSGKTEIYMLCDKVQKDDIEIIFKRGSWEAKAEFAQTDVHRQIAIVFKTPPYQEQDVGEEVEVNVFLRRLSDHMDSDPVTFSYQPQNSDPYEVKRKRKIKTDISFTDRSCVAAKNVAAVEAPSSQPFEAFHFGPAESCPALDEMPLPAQPGASTLGEIHYSDPQDDNLFSQTISPEDICTITHLLELYDPTIFSFDQGSNFAQGEMDNVTLGVSGQDLGYYNDVQFNQLVNENQAPLRESAPCLPLSLPGPAPLDLGQCDNDGRGLVQVKTEGEL from the exons ATGTCGGCACATCGCCGAGGGGGACGGGTATCCGCCGGACCATCCAGGGGGCAGACGTGTCCCCCTCAACAGGGCCAGGCAGAAACGGATCTGCTGGACCGGATCCTGGAGAGGCCCACCCTGGCTGTGGCGGAGCAGCCCAAAGAGAGAGGCATGAGGTTCCGCTACGAGTGTGAGGGCCGCTCGGCCGGTAGCATCCTGGGGGCCAACAGTGGGGACTCCAGCAAGACCCTGCCTGCCATAGAG CTTCAGGGTCCCATTCAGCACATCAAGAAAGTGACGGTCACCGTTTCCCTGGTGACCAAAGACTACCCGTACCGCCCACACCCCCACTGCCTTGTGGGTAAGGACTGTGCTGATGGTACAGGAatctgtgtggtcagttttaaCCCCCACAACAACAGACGTCACAG TTTTGCTAACCTGGGGATCCAGTGTGTAAGAAGGAAGGAATTAGACGCTTCACTAGAGAAGAGACGGAGTCAGAAAATTGACCCCTTTAAAA CGGGCCAGTCCAGGAGCATTGAAGACATGGATATGAATGTGGTTCGGCTCTGTTTCCAGTGTGAGCTGGAGTGGGAGGATGGCAAGAGAGACCTCCTCAATCCGGTTGTGTCCAACCCAATCTATGACAAGA agGCGACCACCACATCAGAGCTGAAGATCAACCGCCTGAACATTGTTAAAGGACCATGCTCTGGAAAAACGGAGATCTACATGCTTTGCGACAAAGTCCAGAAAG ATGACATAGAGATCATCTTCAAACGGGGGTCGTGGGAGGCCAAGGCGGAGTTTGCCCAGACGGATGTTCACCGGCAGATTGCTATCGTGTTTAAGACCCCGCCTTACCAGGAACAGGACGTGGGGGAGGAAGTGGAGGTCAACGTGTTCCTGCGCCGTCTCTCGGACCACATGGACAGTGACCCCGTCACGTTTAGCTACCAGCCACAGAACTCAG ATCCATACGAAGTGAAGCGGAAGAGGAAGATAAAGACAGACATCAGCTTCACAGATCGATCCTGTGTTGCCG CTAAGAATGTGGCTGCAGTGGAAGCCCCCTCATCCCAGCCATTTGAGGCCTTTCACTTTGGGCCGGCTGAGAGCTGTCCGGCTCTGGACGAGATGCCCCTTCCTGCCCAGCCAGGGGCCTCGACCTTGGGGGAGATCCACTACAGTGATCCCCAGGATGACAACCTTTTCAGCCAGACAATTAGCCCGGAGGACATCTGCACAATAACTCATCTACTGGAGTTGTATGACCCCACCATCTTTAGCTTTGACCAGGGGTCAAACTTTGCTCAGGGCGAAATGGACAATGTCACCCTGGGTGTATCCGGGCAGGACTTAGGCTACTATAATGACGTGCAGTTCAACCAGCTGGTCAACGAGAATCAGGCCCCACTACGGGAATCAGCCCCCTGCCTTCCGCTGTCCCTCCCAGGACCAGCCCCTCTGGACCTGGGCCAGTGTGATAATGACGGCCGCGGTTTGGTCCAGGTCAAGACAGAGGGTGAACTATGA